GAAGAGTATATAATATACCATAAAAAAGGGCTACTTTCAcgttagcatttttcttttccggcatagaggccctgtgacggaactctataccggaaaagaactgatcagttatatccccatgcattctgaatgtagagcaatccgttcaggatgcatcagttcagtcattttgactgatcaggcaaaagagaaaaccgtagcatgctacggttttatctctggccgaaaaaaactgaagacctgcctgaatgccggatccgtccttccggtctgcgcatgcgacaccggaaaaaacggatccggcattgcaatgcatttttctgactgatcaggatcctgatcagtctgaaaaatgcctgatcagtcagaaaaaatgacatgcgtttgcatacagtttgcctgatcaggaagTCCGTtcaggcaacagaactgcctgccggaatcaaacaacgcaagtgtgaaagtaccctaaggcctctttcacacttgcgttgtccggatccggcgtgtactccacttgccggaattacacgccggatccggaaaaacgcaagtgtactgaaagcatttgaagacggatccgtcttcaaaatgctttcagtgttactatggcacccaggacgctattaaagtcctggttgccatagtagtagtggggagcgggggagcggcatacttacagtccgtgcggctcccggggcgctccagaatgacgtcagagcgccccatgcgcatggatcatgtgatccatgcgatcacgtcatccatgcgcctggggcgccctgacgtcactctggagcgccccgggagccgcacggatggtaagtatgctgctccccgctccccactacagtttaccatggctgccaggactttagcgtcccggcagccatggtaaccattgagaaaaagctaaacgtcgcatccggcaatgcgccgaaacgacgtttagcttaaggccggatccggatcaatgcctttcaatgggcattcattccggatccggccttgcggcaagtgttccggatttttggccggagcaaaaagcgcagcatgctgcgctatttgctgcggccaaaaaacgttccgttccggaatggaagacatcctgatgcatcctgaaggacggactgtccattcagaatgcattaggataatcctgatcagtattcttccggcatagagccccgacgacggaactctatgccggaagactataacgcaggtgtgaaagggccctaagactaAGATCTAAGCTACACAGTGAGCTAAAATGACCTGGTCTGGGGACTTTCCACCATGTGGGCAAACAGTCAGACAAAGTCTCTGCTGCTTACTGCTCCACATATCTCGGGGAATTGCAAGCGGCAATCTTTATTTTCAAGGGACCATTCCTTCCACCCTTTGATGGGTCTGCCATGGCTGCAGTTAGAAGTTCCCATACACTAGCATTACACACGCATTTTACATTTTATCGCAATGAAACCCTCTGCCGTGTCCCAGGACTCACATCATCATACATGAAATTCACCATCCCCTGCTGGGCAGTGTCTCGCCGCCTGAAGATATCTGCAGAAAAATAAAAGGGGACACTTGTATGAAAGTAAGAAACCAGTgaagaatccccccccccccctccatgtgaAATTCTACCGCCACTCACCAGTCAGGGCTCGGATCTTCACGCAGCAAGCAATGTAATCATCAAAGGTTATCCTTCCGTGGGTGCTGAATCTTTTGGACAGTATATTCAGTGCTTGGGGGCTTAGCCGATATCCTGTAAAGTATGGAGCAGATGCTAGTAGTCAGGTCTATTTTGGATATAACCACCCTTCTAGCATAGCCCACACAATTAGGTCTATAAAGCAACTTTCGGGACACAATGGGGCAATTTTACTAATGAAAATGCACCAGACTTCTGGTTCAGATTGAAAATGGTTCCTCTATACTGGAGAACCTACAGCCCCTGTAATAATCGGCCCCCGTGACACAAATCCCCCATACTCAAACACCTTGGATGCCGCAGTCGCTATTGACAGCTGTGCACTCTGTGTCAATGGATTGGAGTCCCACCAAAAATAACAGTACCAATAGGGgccaaacgggggggggggggggaggctatgAACTGCAAAGGTATGGAGCCAGTTTTGAGGATGTCAGTTGCaattattttccaaaactgactgGAATCCCCATAATACAAGAAAAATTCCAGAGCACAATTTCTTCTGAATCCACATTGTGCCATTCCTGTTAGAAAtccatgaataaattgacaactgggcgtTACCAATTGGGAGTGTGTCCCTACACAGCTTTGATATGGGCCACTCAGAGCAAGACTGTCCCCTGTGACAAGGGGAATGACAACCCAGTTGTCCATTTATACACAAATTactagaaggaataacagaggaaaacacagatctaagaaaagatgctccagaatgtcACAgggatacaagtatttactaaagcaAACAGGTCAGGTCCATCAATGCACCGAGGAACTGAAGCGCTCGTACTCACCCATAGTCCCCAAAGCTCGATGAAGCTCCAGTCCATCAATCGTTCCACTCCTGTCCGCGTCAAAGGCCATGAAGTTCTGCTTCCAGCCGTTTAGCGCCATTGACAGTTCTTTAAACTCATTGAAGCCCATCTTGCCCGACATATCCCTCTTGAGACAATGTTAAGGAAATTACAGTTTTAAAGAACTGCAGCATACCCGCAAATTTGATAAGATCACTGGGGGAATCCATAATTAACTCTCCTCCATTTAAAAGGGCTTCCGGGATTTAAATATACTAAGCTCATCAATATCCGATAGGTGGGGGTCTAACACTTGGTAGCCCTCCGATCAGCTCTTGACATCCACTGGTCTCATGGCCTAGAagcagctcagttccatccaGGTGCaggagactgagctgcaataccaagcacaaccactacgcAACGTACGTCCTCTCC
This sequence is a window from Bufo gargarizans isolate SCDJY-AF-19 chromosome 5, ASM1485885v1, whole genome shotgun sequence. Protein-coding genes within it:
- the SRI gene encoding sorcin; its protein translation is MAYQGGGYYPNPGYGAAPGGGYPQQDPMYGYFLAIAGQDGQIDAEELQRCLTQSGMSGGYKPFSLDACRLMIAMLDRDMSGKMGFNEFKELSMALNGWKQNFMAFDADRSGTIDGLELHRALGTMGYRLSPQALNILSKRFSTHGRITFDDYIACCVKIRALTDIFRRRDTAQQGMVNFMYDDFIQCVMSI